A stretch of Camelina sativa cultivar DH55 chromosome 18, Cs, whole genome shotgun sequence DNA encodes these proteins:
- the LOC104761988 gene encoding putative leucine-rich repeat-containing protein DDB_G0290503 → MGIDAKETIAILWKILGYSMSMSIKFMRNHPILSGVSMFLLVLYIFLPSLLFFMIYSSPVLACALVYARERLGLRFSSLYSSSEPKSCKGEKICHLKQQRSVRRNARMKVEEWDSQTSEEEKDKVILTSLYNDFLGRTPQFEESPKAIETNLVKEDNKKKVIRGEEEESCDLNFEEPMVCSCEIKYEEPSNGKEEISNVNEHGISEIERNKRLESLIARRRARRLFRLALDQRSKLQAEETTSPRKNNNHLQITVLRNSLERHRNNSSDATTDRGLQIPGSAPSVMLQGRNPFDIPYDPQEERPNLTGDSFDQEFSLFNNHKDMFFCRHESFCRFAHFSPEHAQCTNSPVSSSDISTTRKFLDLDNEYMDHTEHVLPCNVKEATIEKDDKSVESEKTGEGEIEMNDETDSNKEEDDDDSSCSEESESELNRLNKAELREAICQSMDNYPGYLVNQTRNSIPATLPRGLVAPRLEDHNMFYTRKCGNSHSRTFSVASDMQVEVSEIGSPPTTVDWLDDWSNGGESYIYDTDIDREIVCDEESRKRISHQYESRSGIDSKEENNESAWIKLETKLDQNCVVDQNLITGDDMSFLDRRSHNEDILEHKPSSSSDVSKPRRSAKLEGMLFHTSASLSSITEEPEIILDSIDGESSENMNNLTKELSDQRPMITHDSSMKNLIDEEVVDMQQVVNDDLSVSPKVIVLDIIDHQQKDHILNSTIQGEHEVTKSPLDASLDTTYIESFEREVEEEEPNLNNFVKEITKQQENEACQSDLKSSLGHVLTELLENEAMGENDQKLVKGIDEKVTPIEEEKTHNVLEASSSHHSQDSQLWTQQCGIYSISSQRISPKTLEITQQLEQEDVIVPANTVSQDINKEELGAVANDLAASESNNEDNQKLFQQVEGMEKKIELDLESLYHNIGIDAPEIDDEAYKKVNGEMQNAGIQTTKDDHIVLEE, encoded by the exons ATGGGCATTGATGCGAAAGAAACCATCGCAATATTATGGAAAATTCTTGGATATTCGATGAGTATGAGCATCAAGTTCATGAGGAACCATCCGATTTTGTCAGGGGTTTCAATGTTTTTACTCGTGCTATACATTTTCCTTCCTTCTCTCTTGTTCTTTATGATCTACTCGTCACCGGTTCTTGCATGTGCTCTAGTGTATGCCCGCGAAAGGCTAGGATTGAGATTTTCAAGTTTGTATTCGTCTTCAGAGCCAAAAAGTTGTAAAGGAGAAAAGATATGTCATTTAAAACAACAACGAAGTGTTAGACGAAATGCTAGAATGAAAGTTGAAGAATGGGATTCACAAACAAGCGAGGAAGAGAAAGACAAAGTTATCTTGACTTCTCTTTACAATGACTTTCTTGGTCGTACCCCTCAATTCGAAGAGTCTCCCAAAGCTATAGAAACCAATCTAGTAAAAGAAGACAATAAGAAGAAGGTTATTcgtggagaggaagaagaatcgtGTGATCTTAATTTTGAAGAACCAATGGTTTGTAGCTGtgaaatcaaatatgaagaacCGTCGAATGGTAAAGAAGAGATAAGTAATGTTAATGAACATGGGATTTCAGAGATTGAGAGAAATAAGAGACTAGAGTCTCTAATCGCTAGAAGAAGAGCGAGGCGGCTCTTTAGACTAGCTTTAGATCAAAGAAGTAAGCTTCAAGCTGAAGAAACAACTAGCCCTCGAAAGAACAACAACCACCTTCAAATTACGGTTTTGAGGAACTCACTTGAAAGACATCGAAATAATTCTTCTGATGCTACTACTGATAGAGGATTACAGATTCCAGGCTCTGCGCCTTCTGTGATGTTACAAGGGAGAAACCCTTTTGATATTCCTTATGATCCTCAAGAGGAAAGACCTAATCTTACTGGAGATAGCTTTGATCAAGAGTTTTCATTGTTTAATAACCACAAAGATATGTTCTTTTGTCGTCATGAGAGCTTCTGTCGCTTTGCTCATTTTTCTCCAGAACATGCTCAGTGTACGAACAGcccagtttcttcttcagacATTTCAACTACTAGAAAATTTTTAg ATTTGGACAATGAGTATATGGATCATACTGAACATGTGCTCCCATGTAATGTCAAAGAAGCTACAATAGAGAAAGATGATAAAAGCGTTGAGAGTGAAAAAACCGGAGAAGGAGAAATAGAGATGAATGACGAGACAGAttcaaacaaagaagaagatgatgatgattcaagtTGTTCAGAAGAAAGTGAGTCAGAACTCAACCGTTTGAACAAAGCAGAGCTTAGGGAAGCTATATGCCAATCCATGGATAATTATCCCGGTTATCTTGTGAATCAAACAAGAAATAGTATTCCAGCAACATTGCCAAGAGGTTTAGTAGCCCCAAGACTAGAAGATCACAATATGTTTTACACTCGCAAATGCGGAAATTCGCATAGTCGAACATTTTCAGTTGCCTCAGATATGCAAGTTGAGGTCTCAGAGATAGGTTCACCTCCTACAACAGTTGATTGGCTTGATGATTGGTCTAATGGCGGGGAATCTTACATTTATGATACAGATATTGATAGAGAAATTGTCTGCGATGAAGAATCGCGTAAGAGGATCTCTCACCAATATGAATCAAGAAGTGGAATAGATTCAAAAGAGGAGAATAATGAATCTGCATGGATTAAACTTGAGACCAAGCTAGATCAAAATTGTGTGGTTGATCAAAACCTAATAACAGGTGATGATATGTCATTTTTAGATAGAAGAAGCCACAATGAAGACATTCTTGAGCATAAACCTTCTAGTTCTAGTGATGTGTCCAAGCCCAGAAGATCTGCAAAACTTGAAGGCATGTTGTTCCATACAAGTGCGTCACTGTCTTCTATAACAGAAGAACCTGAAATAATCTTAGACTCAATAGATGGGGAAAGCTCagaaaatatgaataatttgACTAAAGAACTAAGTGATCAGAGACCTATGATTACTCATGATTCATCCATGAAGAATTTGATTGATGAAGAAGTGGTTGATATGCAACAAGTAGTAAATGATGATCTTTCTGTATCGCCTAAGGTTATTGTATTAGATATCATTGATCATCAGCAGAAAGATCATATATTGAATAGCACCATTCAAGGAGAACATGAGGTAACTAAGAGCCCCTTGGATGCTTCTTTGGACACAACCTATATAGAATCATTTGAAagagaggtagaagaagaagaaccaaacttaaacaattttgttaaggaaataacaaaacaacaagaaaatgaGGCATGTCAAAGTGATTTGAAGAGTTCTCTAGGGCATGTTCTTACAGAGTTACTAGAAAATGAGGCAATGGGAGAAAATGATCAAAAACTAGTCAAAGGTATTGATGAGAAAGTAACGCCAATAGAGGAAGAGAAAACTCATAATGTCTTGGAAGCATCTTCAAGCCATCACTCTCAAGATTCACAACTATGGACTCAACAG TGTGGTATATATTCTATTTCTTCCCAAAGGATATCACCAAAAACATTGGAGATCACCCAACAACTAGAGCAAGAAGATGTTATTGTTCCTGCAAACACTGTCTCTCAAGATATTAATAAAGAGGAACTCGGTGCAGTAGCCAATGACTTAGCTGCTAGTGAAAGCAATAATGAAGATAATCAAAAACTCTTTCAACAAGTTGAAGGTATGGAAAAGAAGATAGAGCTTGATTTAGAATCATTGTACCATAATATTGGTATAGACGCTCCAGAAATCGACGATGAAGCATACAAGAAAGTGAATGGGGAAATGCAAAATGCAGGGATCCAAACAACAAAAGACGATCACATAGTCTTAG AAGAATAA
- the LOC104761989 gene encoding agamous-like MADS-box protein AGL82: protein MIKEKVNLQRIANDKTRVTTYKKRKASLYKKATEFSTLCGVKTCLIVYGPTKATDEVISEPEIWPRDETKVRDIIRKCKDTVSNSCKKENHVETFVNDLGKAKEMETNKKVLKSENKYCHWDQKLDKCSREQLRAIFCAVDSKLHEAVARQEPSMFRVHHQAMDTPIPQSLMDQHYMQQYFSEQPQFQGFPNNYNNMCYSFIPPHDVQIQMDPNLTDNWTNLGLNQGLMMSKGNDGTQLMQRQAQPYYNREPVVPRSAAYNVNPFAGYQVPFNIPWRLSGNQVEDWDLSGKNPI from the coding sequence ATGATCAAGGAGAAAGTGAACCTACAAAGGATAGCGAACGATAAGACAAGGGTAACAACTTACAAGAAGAGGAAAGCTAGTCTTTACAAGAAGGCAACGGAATTCTCAACTCTCTGCGGTGTCAAGACATGTCTCATCGTCTATGGTCCCACTAAGGCGACGGATGAGGTGATTTCCGAGCCAGAGATATGGCCGAGGGACGAGACCAAAGTCAGAGACATCATACGTAAGTGCAAAGACACAGTGTCGAACAGCTGCAAGAAAGAAAACCACGTGGAAACTTTCGTTAACGATTTAGGGAAAGCGAAAGAGATGGAGACTAATAAAAAGGTACTTAAGAGTGAGAATAAGTATTGTCACTGGGACCAGAAGCTAGACAAGTGTTCTCGAGAGCAGCTACGTGCGATATTCTGTGCCGTGGATAGCAAGTTACACGAAGCTGTGGCGAGACAGGAACCTAGTATGTTTAGGGTTCATCATCAAGCCATGGACACACCAATCCCGCAGAGTTTAATGGATCAACATTACATGCAACAGTATTTTTCTGAGCAGCCACAGTTTCAAGGCTTCCCTAATAACTATAACAATATGTGTTACTCGTTCATCCCTCCTCATGATGTTCAGATTCAAATGGACCCGAATCTCACGGATAACTGGACCAACTTGGGGTTAAATCAAGGCTTGATGATGTCAAAGGGAAACGATGGTACTCAGTTGATGCAGAGGCAAGCACAGCCTTATTACAATCGTGAACCGGTTGTACCGAGGTCTGCAGCTTATAATGTGAACCCGTTTGCGGGATATCAAGTCCCGTTCAATATTCCTTGGAGGTTATCGGGAAATCAAGTTGAAGACTGGGATCTTTCAGGGAAGAACCCGATTTGA
- the LOC104761990 gene encoding transcription factor DIVARICATA-like isoform X2, with protein MEDTKSNAGVAASGEGCTWTAAENKAFENALAVYDDNTPDRWQKVAAVIPGKTVSDVIRQYNDLEADVSSIEAGLIPVPGYVTSPFTLDWAGGGGSGGCNGFKPGHSVCYKRSSAGRSPELERKKGVPWTEEEHKLFLMGLKKYGKGDWRNISRNFVITRTPTQVASHAQKYFIRQLSGGKDKRRASIHDITTVNLEDEASLESNKSSIVVGEQRSRLTLFPWNETDNNGTHADAFNITIGNAISGVHSYGQVMLGGFNNADSCYDAQNTMFQL; from the exons ATGGAAGATACGAAGAGCAACGCCGGTGTAGCAGCTTCCGGGGAAGGTTGCACGTGGACGGCGGCGGAGAACAAGGCATTCGAGAATGCTCTGGCGGTTTACGACGACAACACTCCTGATAGGTGGCAGAAGGTGGCGGCGGTGATTCCGGGGAAGACCGTGAGTGACGTCATCAGACAGTACAACGATCTGGAAGCTGATGTCAGCAGCATCGAGGCCGGTTTAATCCCGGTCCCCGGTTACGTTACCTCCCCTTTCACTCTGGATTGGGCCGGCGGCGGTGGAAGTGGCGGGTGCAACGGGTTCAAACCGGGTCATTCTGTATGTTATAAACGGTCTTCGGCCGGTAGATCGCCGGAGCTGGAGAGGAAAAAAGGCGTTCCTTGGACGGAGGAAGAACACAA GCTATTTCTAATGGGTTTGAAGAAATACGGGAAAGGAGATTGGAGAAACATATCTCGGAACTTCGTGATAACACGAACGCCGACTCAAGTCGCTAGCCACGCCCAAAAATACTTTATCCGGCAACTTTCCGGGGGCAAGGACAAAAGGCGAGCAAGCATTCACGACATAACCACCGTGAATCTCGAAGACGAAGCTTCCCTGGAGAGCAATAAGAGCTCAATTGTTGTAGGAGAACAGCGTTCAAGGCTTACCCTGTTTCCGTGGAATGAAACGGACAACAATGGAACGCATGCGGATGCTTTCAACATAACGATTGGAAACGCTATTAGTGGCGTTCACTCGTACGGCCAGGTTATGCTTGGAGGATTTAACAATGCAGATTCTTGCTATGATGCGCAAAACACAATGTTTCAACTATAG
- the LOC104761990 gene encoding transcription factor DIVARICATA-like isoform X1 — protein MEVLRPTTSHVSGGNWLMEDTKSNAGVAASGEGCTWTAAENKAFENALAVYDDNTPDRWQKVAAVIPGKTVSDVIRQYNDLEADVSSIEAGLIPVPGYVTSPFTLDWAGGGGSGGCNGFKPGHSVCYKRSSAGRSPELERKKGVPWTEEEHKLFLMGLKKYGKGDWRNISRNFVITRTPTQVASHAQKYFIRQLSGGKDKRRASIHDITTVNLEDEASLESNKSSIVVGEQRSRLTLFPWNETDNNGTHADAFNITIGNAISGVHSYGQVMLGGFNNADSCYDAQNTMFQL, from the exons ATGGAGGTTCTGAGACCGACGACGTCACACGTGTCAGGTGGGAACTGGCTCATGGAAGATACGAAGAGCAACGCCGGTGTAGCAGCTTCCGGGGAAGGTTGCACGTGGACGGCGGCGGAGAACAAGGCATTCGAGAATGCTCTGGCGGTTTACGACGACAACACTCCTGATAGGTGGCAGAAGGTGGCGGCGGTGATTCCGGGGAAGACCGTGAGTGACGTCATCAGACAGTACAACGATCTGGAAGCTGATGTCAGCAGCATCGAGGCCGGTTTAATCCCGGTCCCCGGTTACGTTACCTCCCCTTTCACTCTGGATTGGGCCGGCGGCGGTGGAAGTGGCGGGTGCAACGGGTTCAAACCGGGTCATTCTGTATGTTATAAACGGTCTTCGGCCGGTAGATCGCCGGAGCTGGAGAGGAAAAAAGGCGTTCCTTGGACGGAGGAAGAACACAA GCTATTTCTAATGGGTTTGAAGAAATACGGGAAAGGAGATTGGAGAAACATATCTCGGAACTTCGTGATAACACGAACGCCGACTCAAGTCGCTAGCCACGCCCAAAAATACTTTATCCGGCAACTTTCCGGGGGCAAGGACAAAAGGCGAGCAAGCATTCACGACATAACCACCGTGAATCTCGAAGACGAAGCTTCCCTGGAGAGCAATAAGAGCTCAATTGTTGTAGGAGAACAGCGTTCAAGGCTTACCCTGTTTCCGTGGAATGAAACGGACAACAATGGAACGCATGCGGATGCTTTCAACATAACGATTGGAAACGCTATTAGTGGCGTTCACTCGTACGGCCAGGTTATGCTTGGAGGATTTAACAATGCAGATTCTTGCTATGATGCGCAAAACACAATGTTTCAACTATAG
- the LOC104761992 gene encoding laccase-16-like isoform X2 gives MEIPRRFCFCVLTLFVVVLLSPTTTVQAMIRHYKFNVVMTNTTKLCSSKPIVTVNGKFPGPTIVAREGDTILIKVVNHVKYNVSIHWHGIRQLRTGWADGPAYITQCPIQPGQNYIHNFTLTGQRGTLWWHAHILWLRATVHGAIVILPKLGVPYPFPKPYKEKTIVLGEWWKSDVEELINVASKIGTAPSASDAHTINGHSGSISNCPSQSSYGLPVRAGKTYMLRIINAALNEELFFKIAGHVLTVVEVDAVYTKPYKTDTVYIAPGQTTNVLLTANANAGSNYMVAATTFTDAHIPYDNVTATATLHYIGPTATSVPTFKKTILASLPPQNATWVAAKFTKSLRSLNSREYPARVPSTVDRSLFFTVGLGANPCPSCSKGIRLVAGINNVTFTMPKTALLQAHFFNISGVFTDDFPAKPLNPYDYTAPVKLGVNAATMKGTKLYRLPYNATVQIVLQNTAMILSDNHPFHLHGFNFFEVGRGLGNFNPEKDPKIFNLVDPVERNTVGVPAGGWTAIRFIADNPGVWFMHCHLELHTTWGLKMAFVVDNGHGPDQSLLPPPADLPRC, from the exons ATGGAGATCCCGAGACGATTTTGCTTTTGCGTCCTAACGCTCTTTGTGGTTGTACTTCTATCGCCGACGACCACCGTTCAGGCCATGATCCGACATTACAAATTTAAT GTGGTGATGACGAACACCACGAAGCTGTGCTCGTCGAAGCCTATCGTCACCGTCAATGGAAAGTTTCCGGGCCCCACAATTGTTGCTAGAGAAGGCGACACTATTTTGATCAAAGTAGTGAATCACGTGAAGTACAACGTCTCCATCCACTG GCACGGCATCAGACAATTGAGGACAGGTTGGGCAGATGGACCGGCTTACATAACACAATGTCCTATCCAACCGGGACAAAATTATATCCACAATTTTACATTGACGGGTCAACGAGGAACCCTATGGTGGCATGCTCACATCTTGTGGCTTCGTGCCACGGTGCACGGCGCCATTGTCATCTTGCCTAAGCTTGGTGTCCCATACCCTTTCCCCAAGCCATACAAAGAGAAAACCATTGTTCTTG GTGAATGGTGGAAATCGGACGTGGAAGAACTTATAAACGTGGCTTCAAAAATTGGAACAGCTCCTAGCGCTTCTGATGCACATACCATCAATGGTCATTCAGGCTCCATCTCTAATTGTCCTTCCCAAA GTAGCTACGGTTTACCCGTGAGAGCAGGAAAGACATACATGTTACGGATCATCAACGCGGCGTTAAACGAAGAGCTCTTCTTTAAAATTGCTGGTCACGTACTAACCGTTGTGGAAGTTGATGCTGTTTACACCAAACCTTATAAAACCGACACAGTATACATCGCCCCGGGACAGACTACTAACGTTCTCTTAACAGCCAACGCAAACGCTGGTTCCAACTACATGGTCGCCGCCACAACATTTACGGACGCTCACATCCCGTACGACAACGTCACAGCCACCGCCACTCTCCACTACATCGGCCCTACCGCCACGTCCGTTCCCACCTTCAAAAAAACCATTCTTGCATCACTTCCGCCGCAAAACGCAACATGGGTTGCGGCCAAATTCACTAAATCACTCAGGAGCTTGAACTCTCGCGAGTATCCGGCTAGGGTTCCAAGCACCGTGGACCGTTCCTTGTTCTTCACGGTAG GTCTTGGCGCAAACCCATGTCCCAGCTGCAGCAAGGGCATTCGCTTAGTGGCCGGAATAAACAACGTAACGTTTACCATGCCTAAGACCGCTTTACTCCAAGCCCATTTCTTTAACATTTCCGGTGTATTTACCGACGATTTCCCGGCTAAACCTTTGAATCCGTACGATTATACGGCACCGGTAAAGCTAGGCGTTAATGCCGCGACGATGAAAGGTACAAAGCTTTACAGGCTACCGTACAACGCAACGGTGCAAATAGTTTTACAGAATACAGCCATGATCTTGTCGGATAACCATCCATTTCATCTTCATGGGTTTAACTTCTTCGAAGTCGGTAGAGGTTTGGGGAACTTTAACCCGGAAAAAGATCcgaaaattttcaatttggtGGATCCGGTAGAAAGAAACACCGTTGGAGTTCCAGCCGGTGGTTGGACTGCCATTAGATTTATCGCCGACAATCCAG GAGTATGGTTCATGCATTGTCACTTGGAATTACATACAACTTGGGGATTAAAGATGGCATTCGTCGTCGACAATGGTCACGGTCCTGACCAGTCATTGCTTCCTCCACCCGCTGATCTTCCCAGATGTTAg
- the LOC104761992 gene encoding laccase-16-like isoform X3, whose translation MEIPRRFCFCVLTLFVVVLLSPTTTVQAMIRHYKFNVVMTNTTKLCSSKPIVTVNGKFPGPTIVAREGDTILIKVVNHVKYNVSIHWHGIRQLRTGWADGPAYITQCPIQPGQNYIHNFTLTGQRGTLWWHAHILWLRATVHGAIVILPKLGVPYPFPKPYKEKTIVLGEWWKSDVEELINVASKIGTAPSASDAHTINGHSGSISNCPSQSSYGLPVRAGKTYMLRIINAALNEELFFKIAGHVLTVVEVDAVYTKPYKTDTVYIAPGQTTNVLLTANANAGSNYMVAATTFTDAHIPYDNVTATATLHYIGPTATSVPTFKKTILASLPPQNATWVAAKFTKSLRSLNSREYPARVPSTVDRSLFFTVGLGANPCPSCSKGIRLVAGINNVTFTMPKTALLQAHFFNISGVFTDDFPAKPLNPYDYTAPLGVNAATMKGTKLYRLPYNATVQIVLQNTAMILSDNHPFHLHGFNFFEVGRGLGNFNPEKDPKIFNLVDPVERNTVGVPAGGWTAIRFIADNPGVWFMHCHLELHTTWGLKMAFVVDNGHGPDQSLLPPPADLPRC comes from the exons ATGGAGATCCCGAGACGATTTTGCTTTTGCGTCCTAACGCTCTTTGTGGTTGTACTTCTATCGCCGACGACCACCGTTCAGGCCATGATCCGACATTACAAATTTAAT GTGGTGATGACGAACACCACGAAGCTGTGCTCGTCGAAGCCTATCGTCACCGTCAATGGAAAGTTTCCGGGCCCCACAATTGTTGCTAGAGAAGGCGACACTATTTTGATCAAAGTAGTGAATCACGTGAAGTACAACGTCTCCATCCACTG GCACGGCATCAGACAATTGAGGACAGGTTGGGCAGATGGACCGGCTTACATAACACAATGTCCTATCCAACCGGGACAAAATTATATCCACAATTTTACATTGACGGGTCAACGAGGAACCCTATGGTGGCATGCTCACATCTTGTGGCTTCGTGCCACGGTGCACGGCGCCATTGTCATCTTGCCTAAGCTTGGTGTCCCATACCCTTTCCCCAAGCCATACAAAGAGAAAACCATTGTTCTTG GTGAATGGTGGAAATCGGACGTGGAAGAACTTATAAACGTGGCTTCAAAAATTGGAACAGCTCCTAGCGCTTCTGATGCACATACCATCAATGGTCATTCAGGCTCCATCTCTAATTGTCCTTCCCAAA GTAGCTACGGTTTACCCGTGAGAGCAGGAAAGACATACATGTTACGGATCATCAACGCGGCGTTAAACGAAGAGCTCTTCTTTAAAATTGCTGGTCACGTACTAACCGTTGTGGAAGTTGATGCTGTTTACACCAAACCTTATAAAACCGACACAGTATACATCGCCCCGGGACAGACTACTAACGTTCTCTTAACAGCCAACGCAAACGCTGGTTCCAACTACATGGTCGCCGCCACAACATTTACGGACGCTCACATCCCGTACGACAACGTCACAGCCACCGCCACTCTCCACTACATCGGCCCTACCGCCACGTCCGTTCCCACCTTCAAAAAAACCATTCTTGCATCACTTCCGCCGCAAAACGCAACATGGGTTGCGGCCAAATTCACTAAATCACTCAGGAGCTTGAACTCTCGCGAGTATCCGGCTAGGGTTCCAAGCACCGTGGACCGTTCCTTGTTCTTCACGGTAGGTCTTGGCGCAAACCCATGTCCCAGCTGCAGCAAGGGCATTCGCTTAGTGGCCGGAATAAACAACGTAACGTTTACCATGCCTAAGACCGCTTTACTCCAAGCCCATTTCTTTAACATTTCCGGTGTATTTACCGACGATTTCCCGGCTAAACCTTTGAATCCGTACGATTATACGGCACCG CTAGGCGTTAATGCCGCGACGATGAAAGGTACAAAGCTTTACAGGCTACCGTACAACGCAACGGTGCAAATAGTTTTACAGAATACAGCCATGATCTTGTCGGATAACCATCCATTTCATCTTCATGGGTTTAACTTCTTCGAAGTCGGTAGAGGTTTGGGGAACTTTAACCCGGAAAAAGATCcgaaaattttcaatttggtGGATCCGGTAGAAAGAAACACCGTTGGAGTTCCAGCCGGTGGTTGGACTGCCATTAGATTTATCGCCGACAATCCAG GAGTATGGTTCATGCATTGTCACTTGGAATTACATACAACTTGGGGATTAAAGATGGCATTCGTCGTCGACAATGGTCACGGTCCTGACCAGTCATTGCTTCCTCCACCCGCTGATCTTCCCAGATGTTAg
- the LOC104761992 gene encoding laccase-16-like isoform X1 has protein sequence MEIPRRFCFCVLTLFVVVLLSPTTTVQAMIRHYKFNVVMTNTTKLCSSKPIVTVNGKFPGPTIVAREGDTILIKVVNHVKYNVSIHWHGIRQLRTGWADGPAYITQCPIQPGQNYIHNFTLTGQRGTLWWHAHILWLRATVHGAIVILPKLGVPYPFPKPYKEKTIVLGEWWKSDVEELINVASKIGTAPSASDAHTINGHSGSISNCPSQSSYGLPVRAGKTYMLRIINAALNEELFFKIAGHVLTVVEVDAVYTKPYKTDTVYIAPGQTTNVLLTANANAGSNYMVAATTFTDAHIPYDNVTATATLHYIGPTATSVPTFKKTILASLPPQNATWVAAKFTKSLRSLNSREYPARVPSTVDRSLFFTVGLGANPCPSCSKGIRLVAGINNVTFTMPKTALLQAHFFNISGVFTDDFPAKPLNPYDYTAPVKLGVNAATMKGTKLYRLPYNATVQIVLQNTAMILSDNHPFHLHGFNFFEVGRGLGNFNPEKDPKIFNLVDPVERNTVGVPAGGWTAIRFIADNPGVWFMHCHLELHTTWGLKMAFVVDNGHGPDQSLLPPPADLPRC, from the exons ATGGAGATCCCGAGACGATTTTGCTTTTGCGTCCTAACGCTCTTTGTGGTTGTACTTCTATCGCCGACGACCACCGTTCAGGCCATGATCCGACATTACAAATTTAAT GTGGTGATGACGAACACCACGAAGCTGTGCTCGTCGAAGCCTATCGTCACCGTCAATGGAAAGTTTCCGGGCCCCACAATTGTTGCTAGAGAAGGCGACACTATTTTGATCAAAGTAGTGAATCACGTGAAGTACAACGTCTCCATCCACTG GCACGGCATCAGACAATTGAGGACAGGTTGGGCAGATGGACCGGCTTACATAACACAATGTCCTATCCAACCGGGACAAAATTATATCCACAATTTTACATTGACGGGTCAACGAGGAACCCTATGGTGGCATGCTCACATCTTGTGGCTTCGTGCCACGGTGCACGGCGCCATTGTCATCTTGCCTAAGCTTGGTGTCCCATACCCTTTCCCCAAGCCATACAAAGAGAAAACCATTGTTCTTG GTGAATGGTGGAAATCGGACGTGGAAGAACTTATAAACGTGGCTTCAAAAATTGGAACAGCTCCTAGCGCTTCTGATGCACATACCATCAATGGTCATTCAGGCTCCATCTCTAATTGTCCTTCCCAAA GTAGCTACGGTTTACCCGTGAGAGCAGGAAAGACATACATGTTACGGATCATCAACGCGGCGTTAAACGAAGAGCTCTTCTTTAAAATTGCTGGTCACGTACTAACCGTTGTGGAAGTTGATGCTGTTTACACCAAACCTTATAAAACCGACACAGTATACATCGCCCCGGGACAGACTACTAACGTTCTCTTAACAGCCAACGCAAACGCTGGTTCCAACTACATGGTCGCCGCCACAACATTTACGGACGCTCACATCCCGTACGACAACGTCACAGCCACCGCCACTCTCCACTACATCGGCCCTACCGCCACGTCCGTTCCCACCTTCAAAAAAACCATTCTTGCATCACTTCCGCCGCAAAACGCAACATGGGTTGCGGCCAAATTCACTAAATCACTCAGGAGCTTGAACTCTCGCGAGTATCCGGCTAGGGTTCCAAGCACCGTGGACCGTTCCTTGTTCTTCACGGTAGGTCTTGGCGCAAACCCATGTCCCAGCTGCAGCAAGGGCATTCGCTTAGTGGCCGGAATAAACAACGTAACGTTTACCATGCCTAAGACCGCTTTACTCCAAGCCCATTTCTTTAACATTTCCGGTGTATTTACCGACGATTTCCCGGCTAAACCTTTGAATCCGTACGATTATACGGCACCGGTAAAGCTAGGCGTTAATGCCGCGACGATGAAAG GTACAAAGCTTTACAGGCTACCGTACAACGCAACGGTGCAAATAGTTTTACAGAATACAGCCATGATCTTGTCGGATAACCATCCATTTCATCTTCATGGGTTTAACTTCTTCGAAGTCGGTAGAGGTTTGGGGAACTTTAACCCGGAAAAAGATCcgaaaattttcaatttggtGGATCCGGTAGAAAGAAACACCGTTGGAGTTCCAGCCGGTGGTTGGACTGCCATTAGATTTATCGCCGACAATCCAG GAGTATGGTTCATGCATTGTCACTTGGAATTACATACAACTTGGGGATTAAAGATGGCATTCGTCGTCGACAATGGTCACGGTCCTGACCAGTCATTGCTTCCTCCACCCGCTGATCTTCCCAGATGTTAg